A window of Chryseobacterium shandongense genomic DNA:
TGCTTTGCGAAGGTTTGAACCTGATAGGGATAACTGTCAAAGTTGGCAGAAACACTGTCTATCTCAATTCTCTGTTGGATGTTTCCTGAAATAATTCTGTTATAGTATCCTTTTTCAGTAAGATCCTTGTAGTAATTAAAAGCAGACTGGTCGGCTAAATTGAATGCTCTCTTTACATTGCTTTCGATGGCATTTTTGTCCGGTGCAATGGTAAAAAATAGTTCATGAAAACGTCTTACGTGCTCTCTTGCTTCAACAGGGCGGTTCAAGGACATATCCTGTGACAATGCGACCATCAACGATTTGCCGTTATCCAAAACATAAATTTTCTGCCTTTGTTCTTCTGCAAACTGATAGGATTTATAAACAACAACTCCTACAACTCCAAAACATAACAATGCAAACACAAAAGTGAACAGTCTGATTTGCCTAAAGCT
This region includes:
- the traK gene encoding conjugative transposon protein TraK; this translates as MEFKILRNIENSFRQIRLFTFVFALLCFGVVGVVVYKSYQFAEEQRQKIYVLDNGKSLMVALSQDMSLNRPVEAREHVRRFHELFFTIAPDKNAIESNVKRAFNLADQSAFNYYKDLTEKGYYNRIISGNIQQRIEIDSVSANFDSYPYQVQTFAKQYIYRSSNLTKRSLITSCLLVNSVRSDNNPQGFTMEKFNVIENKDLETVVR